The proteins below are encoded in one region of Dioscorea cayenensis subsp. rotundata cultivar TDr96_F1 chromosome 18, TDr96_F1_v2_PseudoChromosome.rev07_lg8_w22 25.fasta, whole genome shotgun sequence:
- the LOC120282936 gene encoding probable serine/threonine-protein kinase PBL7 has product MAELRRRSMRSGDEAAEPKALFGFGRSAFKKESTSVAARAVTGKSPENGQQKGQLAMNNVEPGNGNNIAAQTFTFRDLAAATKNFRSEFLLGEGGFGRVYKGFLEKSNQFVAVKQLDRNGLQGNKEFLVEVLMLSLLHHPNLVNLIGYCADGDQRLLVYEYMTLGSLEDHLLNISPDRQPLSWYTRMKIAFGAAKGLEYLHEKANPPVIYRDLKSSNILLDQDFNPKLSDFGLAKLGPIGDKIHVSSRVMGTYGYCAPEYARTGQLTLKSDVYSFGVVLLEMISGRRVIDTTKPINEQNLIAWAQPMFKDQKRFRELVDPRLHQNFPQKALNQAVAVAAMCLQEEATVRPLIADVVMALSFLSTEPVGSPAPPAVVVMDESRRSHCSRSPSHSSDDASDIHHNSSSSRSSNASYQEESD; this is encoded by the exons ATGGCGGAGCTTCGCCGGCGCTCGATGAGATCGGGAGACGAAGCTGCGGAGCCGAAGGCTTTATTTGGATTCGG GAGGAGTGCTTTCAAGAAGGAATCAACTTCTGTGGCCGCTCGTGCGGTCACCGGTAAATCACCTG AAAATGGGCAGCAGAAAGGTCAATTAGCAATGAATAATGTAGAACCAGGGAATGGAAACAACATTGCAGCACAGACATTCACTTTCCGGGATCTCGCTGCGGCAACGAAGAATTTCCGATCGGAATTCTTGTTGGGTGAAGGAGGATTTGGCAGAGTTTACAAAGGATTTCTTGAGAAAAGTAACCAG TTTGTGGCAGTAAAACAATTGGACAGGAATGGTTTGCAAGGGAACAAAGAATTCCTTGTAGAAGTTCTAATGCTCAGCCTTCTTCATCATCCAAATCTTGTAAATCTAATTGGATATTGTGCCGACGGAGATCAGAGGCTTTTAGTTTATGAGTACATGACTTTGGGCTCGCTCGAAGATCATTTATTAA ATATCTCGCCGGATAGACAACCATTGAGCTGGTACACAAGAATGAAAATAGCATTCGGCGCAGCAAAGGGACTGGAGTATTTGCATGAAAAGGCAAACCCACCGGTTATATATCGAGACCTCAAATCATCGAACATTTTACTTGATCAAGACTTCAATCCAAAACTTTCTGATTTCGGTCTTGCTAAACTTGGTCCTATTGGTGATAAGATTCATGTATCTTCAAGAGTGATGGGCACTTATGGTTATTGTGCTCCAGAGTATGCGAGAACTGGTCAGCTTACACTCAAGTCTGATGTTTATAGTTTCGGAGTTGTTCTGCTTGAGATGATCAGTGGCCGACGAGTCATCGACACTACCAAGCCAATAAATGAGCAAAATCTCATCGCTTGG GCACAACCGATGTTTAAGGATCAGAAAAGATTTCGGGAGCTTGTTGATCCTCGGCTTCACCAGAATTTCCCTCAGAAGGCATTGAATCAGGCGGTGGCCGTGGCCGCAATGTGCCTACAAGAAGAGGCCACGGTACGGCCTTTGATAGCTGATGTTGTGATGGCATTGAGCTTCCTTTCGACCGAACCAGTGGGGAGTCCTGCTCCTCCGGCGGTGGTCGTGATGGATGAGAGTAGGCGGAGCCATTGCTCGCGCTCGCCCTCACACTCGTCTGATGATGCAAGCGACATTCATCATAACAGTTCAAGTTCTAGGAGTAGCAATGCATCATATCAAGAAGAAAGTGATTAA
- the LOC120282472 gene encoding protein disulfide isomerase-like 5-1: MDLILRRRRSCSSRSLVSILLLFFLVASILESSAEVLTLTAESFNDKVKEKDTIWFVKFCVPWCKYCKNLGTLWEDLGNAVEGEDEIEIGEVDCSTSRTVCSKVDIHAYPTFKIFYDGEEVAKYTGPKDVESLKAFVLAEAEKAAQKKLEDDSEL; this comes from the exons ATGGATCTGATCCTTCGTCGCCGTCGCAGTTGCAGCAGTAGAAGCTTAGTGTCcatccttctcctcttcttcttggtaGCCTCCATCCTTGAATCAAGTGCTGAAGTGCTTACCCTAACGGCAGAGTCCTTCAATGACAAG GTGAAGGAGAAAGACACCATCTGGTTTGTAAAGTTCTGTGTTCCATGGTGTAAATATTG TAAGAACTTGGGAACTCTTTGGGAAGACTTGGGAAATGCTGTGGAAGGTGAAGATGAAATAGAGATAGGAGAAGTTGATTGTAGTACTAGCAGAACAGTGTGCTCCAAAGTTGACATTCATGCATACCCAACATTTAAGATATTTTATGATGGAGAGGAAGTTGCCAAATATACAG GTCCAAAAGATGTTGAATCACTGAAAGCATTTGTGCTGGCTGAGGCAGAGAAAGCAGCACAAAAGAAACTAGAAGATGATAGTGAGTTGTAG
- the LOC120282004 gene encoding elongation factor 1-alpha — MGKEKVHINIVVIGHVDSGKSTTTGHLIYKLGGIDKRVIERFEKEAAEMNKRSFKYAWVLDKLKAERERGITIDIALWKFETTKYYCTVIDAPGHRDFIKNMITGTSQADCAVLIIDSTTGGFEAGISKDGQTREHALLAFTLGVKQMICCCNKMDATTPKYSKARYDEIVKEVSSYLKKVGYNPEKIAFVPISGFEGDNMIERSTNLDWYKGPTLLEALDMIQEPKRPSDKPLRLPLQDVYKIGGIGTVPVGRVETGLLKPGMVVTFGPTGLTTEVKSVEMHHESLVEALPGDNVGFNVKNVAVKDLKRGFVASNSKDDPAKEAANFTSQVIIMNHPGQIGNGYAPVLDCHTSHIAVKFAEILTKIDRRSGKELEKEPKFLKNGDAGLVKMVPTKPMVVETFSEYPPLGRFAVRDMRQTVAVGVIKNVEKKDPSGAKVTKSAAKKK, encoded by the exons ATGGGCAAAGAGAAGGTTCACATCAACATTGTGGTCATTGGCCATGTCGACTCTGGCAAGTCAACTACCACTGGTCATCTCATCTATAAGTTGGGTGGTATCGATAAGCGTGTGATAGAAAGGTTTGAGAAGGAAGCAGCTGAGATGAACAAGAGGTCTTTCAAGTATGCTTGGGTTCTTGACAAGCTGAAGGCAGAGCGTGAACGTGGTATCACCATTGATATTGCTTTGTGGAAATTTGAGACCACAAAGTACTACTGCACTGTTATTGATGCTCCTGGTCATCGTGATTTCATCAAGAACATGATTACTGGAACTTCTCAAGCTGACTGTGCTGTCCTTATCATTGATTCAACTACTGGTGGTTTTGAAGCTGGTATTTCAAAGGATGGTCAGACTCGGGAGCATGCCTTGCTTGCGTTCACCCTTGGGGTCAAGCAGATGATTTGTTGTTGCAACAAG ATGGATGCCACCACTCCTAAATACTCTAAAGCCAGGTATGATGAAATTGTTAAGGAAGTCTCTTCTTATCTGAAGAAGGTGGGTTACAACCCAGAGAAGATTGCATTCGTCCCCATTTCTGGTTTTGAGGGTGACAACATGATCGAGCGATCTACCAACCTGGATTGGTACAAGGGTCCTACCCTTCTTGAGGCTTTGGATATGATTCAGGAGCCCAAGAGGCCTTCAGACAAGCCTCTCCGCCTCCCGCTTCAGGATGTATACAAGATTGGTGGTATCGGTACTGTGCCGGTGGGCCGTGTTGAAACTGGTCTCCTCAAGCCTGGTATGGTTGTGACCTTTGGTCCCACTGGCCTGACAACTGAAGTCAAGTCTGTTGAAATGCATCATGAGTCTCTCGTGGAAGCCCTCCCCGGTGACAATGTTGGTTTCAATGTGAAGAATGTTGCTGTCAAGGATCTCAAGCGTGGCTTCGTGGCATCAAACTCCAAGGATGATCCGGCCAAGGAGGCTGCCAACTTCACTTCTCAGGTTATCATCATGAACCATCCTGGCCAGATCGGCAATGGATATGCACCAGTTCTTGACTGCCACACTTCCCACATTGCTGTCAAGTTTGCTGAAATCCTCACCAAGATTGACAGGCGGTCTGGTAAAGAACTTGAGAAGGAGCCCAAATTTTTGAAGAATGGAGATGCTGGTCTTGTGAAGATGGTTCCGACCAAGCCCATGGTGGTGGAGACTTTCTCTGAGTACCCACCTCTTGGTCGTTTTGCTGTGAGGGATATGCGCCAGACTGTTGCTGTGGGTGTCATCAAGAATGTTGAGAAGAAGGATCCTTCTGGAGCCAAAGTTACCAAATCTGCAGCAAAGAAGAAATGA
- the LOC120282488 gene encoding uncharacterized protein LOC120282488, with protein MDHHRVGDDDDEDLETLVSHQRRELVAAMDAESDLDFAFRLQLEETMAASLALQPSSSASHQKLECTPASADDEISGVIALQTLEFDRYEQAVKDTEQCHAEMRHIKEDLRRRTHDMQVAQEIDDMPDDEWDSIGNEYERPIGVEEEVPFRLYFKGMSSQDMVQGVPVQYAAIAIAICDQRDELVLKIQKPVASGICHKMLEANALIEGLNAVISLGIKRVNVFCDFKALHNHVIGKWAVKQRKVANLIDQIKLLQRKVESCGMFLVPRCHVRFVFQLVRDAIDAQIRKNVEQNNCKVPAETCSICLEDTDSSQMFVVDGCSHRFCFSCMKQHVEVKLLHGMLPCCPREGCNKGLNLDGSRKFLSPRLLEIMAHRLKEASIPPTERLYCPYPQCSALMSVSEAAKCSQQESSSKQQFGDTSGLRKCAKCTRNFCIKCKVPWHDRVSCRDYKRLHPFPRAEDAKLQFLAREKLWRPCIKCGNMIELAEGCFHITCRCGYEFCYTCGAEWREKKATCNCPLWEEDNIWFDEDEDDEDDDFSDEEDDDF; from the exons ATGGATCATCATCGCGTGGGCGACGACGACGACGAGGACCTCGAAACCCTCGTCTCGCACCAGCGCCGGGAGCTTGTTGCCGCCATGGATGCCGAATCTGACCTCGACTTTGCTTTCCGTCTCCAGCTTGAAGAAACCATGGCCGCCTCACTCGCTCTACAACCCTCATCCTCCGCCTCCCACCAAAAACTTGAGTGTACCCCTGCATCCGCTGATGATGAGATCTCTGGCGTCATCGCCCTCCAAACCCTTGAGTTTGATCGCTACGAGCAGGCGGTGAAGGACACGGAGCAGTGCCATGCTGAGATGCGCCATATCAAGGAAGACCTCCGCCGCCGCACGCACGACATGCAGGTCGCGCAAGAGATTGATGACATGCCGGATGATGAGTGGGATAGTATTGGGAATGAGTATGAGCGGCCGATTGGGGTGGAGGAGGAAGTGCCGTTCAGGCTTTACTTCAAGGGTATGTCGAGCCAGGACATGGTTCAGGGCGTGCCGGTCCAATATGCTGCAATTGCGATTGCGATCTGTGATCAGAGGGATGAACTCGTGCTCAAGATTCAGAAGCCAGTGGCCAGTGGAATCTGCCATAAGATGCTTGAGGCCAATGCTTTGATTGAGGGCTTGAATGCTGTAATTTCACTGGGGATCAAAAGGGTAAACGTGTTCTGCGACTTCAAGGCGCTTCACAATCAT GTAATAGGTAAATGGGCTGTGAAGCAACGTAAGGTGGCTAATTTGATCGATCAAATTAAATTGCTTCAGAGAAAAGTTGAAAGTTGCGGAATGTTTTTAGTGCCAAGATGTCATGTCAGATTTGTGTTTCAACTTGTAAGGGATGCAATAGATGCTCAGATCAGAAAAAATGTTGAGCAGAATAACTGTAAGGTTCCGGCTGAAACATGCAGCATCTGTTTGGAAGATACAGATTCTTCACAAATGTTTGTGGTTGATGGCTGCTCGCATCGCTTTTGTTTTTCCTGTATGAAGCAGCATGTGGAAGTGAAGTTACTACATGGTATGCTCCCTTGTTGCCCTCGTGAAGGCTGCAACAAGGGGTTGAATTTGGATGGTTCAAGGAAATTCCTATCACCCCGACTGCTTGAGATTATGGCACACCGTTTGAAGGAAGCATCAATTCCTCCAACAGAAAGATTGTATTGCCCATATCCACAATGCTCTGCTTTAATGTCTGTAAGTGAAGCAGCAAAGTGCTCTCAGCAAGAATCCTCCTCGAAGCAACAGTTTGGTGATACATCTGGGCTCAGAAAATGTGCTAAATGCACTCGTAATTTCTGTATTAAGTGCAAAGTCCCGTGGCATGACAGAGTGTCATGCCGTGATTACAAAAGGTTGCACCCATTCCCTCGTGCTGAGGATGCAAAACTACAATTCCTTGCGAGAGAAAAACTGTGGCGGCCGTGTATAAAATGTGGCAATATGATAGAACTAGCTGAAGGTTGCTTTCATATAACATGCAG ATGCGGGTACGAATTTTGTTACACTTGTGGAGCTGAATGGAGGGAGAAGAAGGCGACTTGTAACTGTCCGTTGTGGGAGGAGGACAACATTTGGTTCGacgaagatgaagatgatgaagatgatgacttttctgatgaggaagatgatgatttTTGA